A region from the Aegilops tauschii subsp. strangulata cultivar AL8/78 chromosome 5, Aet v6.0, whole genome shotgun sequence genome encodes:
- the LOC120964800 gene encoding uncharacterized protein translates to MATAEWNENYPDAHLKHLTAATFDHCPILLNFNGTRPPDQKKTFKYEVMWETHETWNTFGSVRKEIKSLKHELDHLRSDPARSAPSHVELKINEKLIELYHREELMWRQLSRLEWLSAGDKNTRFFHLRASQRRKRNMIKALADSLGVLTEEPGALRALVTDFYKSLYTSEGVSGIEEVLSKVPTKVTEETNAMLLAPYTKDERSKAKSNSYCALKLDMMKAYDRLEWPYLKAMMEKLGFAQSWIQVVMNMVQSVKFSVLFNGEKLEQFVPTRDGSLLLFKSRVEGAVTVSNLLETYCKASGQQINNEKSSIFFSKGCSQVTRDNIKQSLNVHNESLSDRYLGMPTDVGQSKMGTFKYLRDRVWEKVRGWMEKLLSAAGKEAILVGEQARKEEASMGSMGRHDSTEIHGRVIDDFWAWEAERSGRFTVRSAYQMVMNKKYHRENWIDENAGASDLSASGKAWKDLWHTKVPAKLRVFLWRLAQHSMPSMDVLHHRHMSTTHLCALCGCADSWRHALFDCTMSRCIWSLSEASLVEQVSMNTDTNARNWLFAMHDHLPQKEFVVLAVTLWSVWKARRKAIYEGIFQSPDSTHQFIQAYLRDLDTLEETGSKPPERRQCRPTHWINPPDAMFKFNVDAAVPQSQRRGIAVAICRDHDGIFQGASALVVKGVYDPPTVEALAIREALALAADLNIQSAHVASDCRTVVDDIKQRNPTSYGAILHEIIDQSSSFSRCSFVHEFRSLNFETHNLAKHSLKLGMSRHVWLGHPGDLSCVPLNIDLV, encoded by the exons ATGGCCACTGCTGAATGGAACGAGAACTACCCGGACGCCCATCTTAAGCATCTGACAGCGGCAACTTTTGATCATTGTCCTATCTTACTGAATTTCAATGGAACCCGTCCCCCAGACCAGAAGAAAACTTTCAAGTACGAAGTAATGTGGGAGACCCATGAAACATG GAATACTTTCGGCTCTGTGAGGAAAGAAATAAAGAGTTTGAAGCATGAATTGGACCATTTACGTAGTGATCCAGCCAGGTCTGCACCATCCCATGTTGAACTCAAAATCAATGAGAAACTTATTGAGCTTTACCATAGGGAAGAGTTGATGTGGAGGCAACTATCAAGGCTGGAGTGGCTCTCGGCTGGGGATAAAAATACCCGGTTCTTCCATCTGCGAGCAAGCCAGAGACGGAAGAGGAATATGATCAAGGCACTGGCTGATTCGTTGGGAGTGTTGACGGAGGAACCAGGTGCTTTAAGAGCTCTTGTGACAGATTTTTACAAAAGCTTATATACGTCAGAAGGAGTGTCAGGGATTGAAGAAGTATTATCAAAGGTACCAACCAAAGTAACTGAGGAGACGAATGCCATGTTACTTGCACCGTACACAAAGGATGAG AGAAGCAAAGCCAAATCAAACAGCTACTGCGCCCTAAAGCTTGACATGATGAAAGCTTATGACCGTTTGGAGTGGCCTTATCTCAAGGCCATGATGGAGAAGTTGGGTTTTGCACAATCATGGATACAGGTAGTAATGAATATGGTGCAGTCAGTCAAGTTTTCAGTTCTTTTTAATGGTGAGAAATTAGAACAATTTGTACCCACTCGAG ACGGCAGCCTACTGCTTTTTAAGTCAAGAGTTGAGGGGGCCGTGACGGTGTCAAACCTGTTGGAGACTTACTGCAAAGCTTCGGGGCAACAGATAAATAATGAAAAGTCATCCATCTTTTTCAGCAAGGGGTGTTCTCAAGTGACGAGGGATAACATAAAACAAAGTTTGAACGTGCACAATGAGTCTTTGAGTGATAGGTACCTTGGTATGCCTACTGATGTGGGTCAATCAAAAATGGGCACGTTCAAATACTTGAGAGACAGAGTATGGGAGAAAGTTAGAGGGTGGATGGAGAAACTATTGTCTGCAGCAGGCAAGGAG GCAATTCTGGTGGGGGAGCAAGCAAGGAAGGAGGAAGCCAGCATGGGTAGCATGGGACGTCATGACTCAACCGAAATACATGGGAG AGTTATTGATGATTTTTGGGCTTGGGAGGCCGAGAGAAGCGGGAGATTTACAGTAAGATCAGCCTACCAGATGGTCATGAACAAGAAATATCATAGAGAGAATTGGATAGATGAAAACGCAGGAGCATCAGATTTGAGTGCAAGTGGCAAAGCATGGAAGGATCTTTGGCACACTAAAGTCCCAGCAAAACTGAGGGTTTTCCTATGGAGACTTGCGCAACATTCCATGCCATCCATGGATGTCCTGCATCATCGCCACATGTCGACCACTCACCTCTGCGCGCTTTGCGGCTGTGCTGATTCGTGGAGGCATGCTCTCTTCGATTGCACCATGTCACGTTGTATCTGGTCTCTGTCAGAGGCTTCTTTGGTTGAACAAGTGAGCATGAACACTGATACAAATGCCCGGAATTGGCTCTTTGCAATGCATGATCACCTGCCACAGAAGGAGTTTGTTGTTTTGGCTGTAACTCTATGGTCGGTATGGAAGGCGAGACGTAAGGCAATATATGAAGGTATTTTTCAAAGTCCTGACTCAACACATCAGTTCATTCAAGCCTATCTGAGGGATCTTGATACACTTGAGGAGACAGGAAGTAAACCACCAGAGCGGCGACAATGTAGACCCACCCATTGGATCAACCCTCCTGACGCAATGTTCAAGTTCAATGTAGATGCTGCAGTACCACAGAGCCAGAGGCGCGGTATAGCTGTAGCTATATGTCGTGATCATGATGGGATTTTTCAGGGTGCATCAGCGTTAGTGGTGAAAGGAGTTTATGATCCTCCGACTGTTGAGGCTCTTGCTATTCGTGAAGCGTTGGCACTTGCTGCAGACCTTAACATACAGAGTGCACATGTAGCTTCGGATTGCAGGACGGTGGTAGATGATATCAAGCAAAGGAACCCGACAAGCTATGGGGCGATCCTGCATGAAATAATAGATCAGAGCTCTTCTTTTAGTAGATGTAGCTTTGTGCATGAGTTTAGGAGCTTGAATTTCGAGACTCACAATCTAGCGAAGCATAGTTTAAAATTAGGGATGAGCCGCCATGTTTGGTTAGGTCACCCTGGTGATCTTTCTTGTGTACCTCTGAACATTGATTTGGTTTAA